A window of Pseudoalteromonas sp. MEBiC 03607 genomic DNA:
TCAACAGCTGAACGGATAGCTTCACGGTATGCTACCTGCGGCTTACCAACGTTACATTCAACACTGAATTCACGTTTCATACGGTCGACAATGATATCAAGGTGAAGTTCACCCATACCAGAAATAATAGTCTGGCCTGATTCTTCGTCAGTTTGTACTCTGAAAGACGGATCTTCTGCCGCTAGTTTACCTAACGCGATACCCATCTTATCTTGGTCAGCGATTGTGCGAGGCTCAACCGCAACAGAGATAACTGGTTCTGGGAACTCCATACGCTCAAGCGTAATGATTGAGTTCGGATCACACAGTGTTTCACCTGTTGTTACGTCTTTAAGACCAATAGCCGCTGCGATGTCGCCTGCGTAGACTACTTTGATCTCTTCACGTGAGTTTGAATGCATCTGAACGATACGACCAAGTCGCTCACGCTTACTTTTAACTGGGTTGTATACCGCGTCACCCTGTTTAACAGTACCAGAGTAAACACGGAAGAAGGTCAAGGTGCCAACGAACGGGTCTGTCGCAATCTTAAAAGCAAGTGCGGCAAACGGTGCGTTGTCATCAGCAGGACGTTCATCCTCGGTACCATCTTCTAAGATACCTTGGATTTGTTTCACTTGTGTTGGTGCAGGCATATATTCAATAACGGCATCAAGCACAGCTTGAACACCTTTATTTTTAAATGCACTACCACACGTCATTGGAACAATTTCGTTTGCTAATGTACGCTGACGTAAAGCTGCTTTAATTTCAGCTTCAGTCAGTTCTTCACCTTCTAGATATTTATCCATTAGTTCTTCTGAGGCTTCAGCAGCGCTCTCAACTAAGTGAGAACGCCATTCTTCTGCAAGCTCAAGAAGTTCTGCCGGAATTGCCTCATAAGAGAAAGTCATGCCTTGATCTTCGGCATTCCAGTTAATGGCTTTCATCTTAATAAGGTCAATAACACCTTTAAAGTCGTCTTCAGCACCAATTGGTAGCTGAATTGGAACAGGCGTTGCTCCAAGACGAGATTTCACCTGGCTAACCACTGTTAAGAAGTCAGCGCCAGTGCGATCCATTTTATTTACGAAGATCATGCGAGGAACTTCGTATTTGTTCGCTTGACGCCAAACTGTCTCAGTTTGCGGCTGTACACCAGATGAAGCACAAAGAACAACTACCGCACCATCTAGTACGCGTAAAGAACGCTCTACTTCGATAGTGAAATCTACGTGTCCTGGAGTATCAATGATATTGATACGATGGTCGTCAAATTGAGCGTCCATCCCTTTCCAGAAACACGTTGTTGCAGCAGAAGTGATTGTGATACCACGCTCTTGTTCCTGCTCCATCCAATCCATAGTTGCAGCACCATCATGTACTTCACCGATCTTATGAGAAAGACCTGTGTAGAACAGAACACGTTCTGTTGTTGTGGTTTTACCTGCATCTACGTGAGCGCAAATACCGATATTGCGATAGCGCTCAAGTGGAGTTGTACGTGCCATATGATCCTCTTAAAGGTTAAGGACAGATTACCAACGGTAATGAGCGAATGCTTTATTCGCTTCAGCCATACGGTGAACGTCTTCACGTTTCTTAACCGCAGTGCCTTTGTTGTCAGCAGCGTCAACGATTTCTTGAGCTAAACGTAAGCCCATAGATTTTTCGCCACGCTTACGTGCAGCGTCTACTAACCAACGCATACCTAATGCGTTGCGACGTACTGGACGTACTTCAACTGGTACTTGGTACGTTGAACCACCAACACGGCGAGATTTAACCTCTACCTGTGGGCGAACGTTTTCAAGTGCAGCTTCAAAGATTTCTAGGTGCGACTTGCCTGATTTCTCAGCAGCCACGTCTAACGCACCATAAACGATTTTTTCAGCAGTAGATTTCTTGCCGTCTAACATTACTACGTTAACGAATTTAGCAAGAAGTTCCGATCCGAACTTAGGATCTGGAAGAATTTTACGTTGACCTATTACGCGTCTTCTAGGCATTTTGTATCTCCGGTATCTTCAGGTTTGCTCTTTTAGAGTCAATACCCAAAACAATTAATTTAAAAATTTAGTGCTTGGCCTTACTAACGGAGAACCATTAGCCCTTAGGGCGTTTAGCACCGTATTTAGAGCGAGCTTGACGACGGTCGCTAACGCCTGCACAGTCAAGTGCACCACGTACAGTGTGGAAACGCACACCTGGTAAGTCTTTAACACGACCACCACGGATAAGGATTACACTGTGCTCTTGTAGGTTGTGGCCTTCACCACCGATGTAAGATGTTACTTCGAAACCGTTTGTTAAACGAACACGCGCTACTTTACGTAATGCAGAGTTTGGTTTCTTAGGTGTAGTTGTATATACACGAGTACATACACCACGCTTTTGCGGACACGCTTTAAGCGCAGCTGAGTTACTTTTAGTAACCTTGCTACGACGTGGCTTACGCACTAGCTGGTTAATAGTTGCCATTTAAATAGCTCCTGAAATTAAAATTACTACTGAAAAAATAAAAAAATCCGCCCTGTTTACATGCTCGTTACTAAACGTGCAGGCAAATGGGTGGCGGAATTTTAATGAGCAAAGTTTAACCTGTCAACCTTAACTCATCGTAAGGCAGCAGATAACTGCCTTACGATTTCTTAATCCATTGATTAAGTTGAGATTATTGGTTTCCAGAGATATCTGCGTTAAGTGCATCAGTTAGTGCTTGAGTTGCCTCTTCAGCGCTTACTGTTTGCTCTTCAACGATTTCACCTTGCTTGCGACGGTTCAAACGGTCTTGGTGATACGCAAAGCCTGTACCAGCTGGGATCAGACGACCCACGATTACGTTCTCTTTAAGACCACGAAGCTCATCGCTCTTACCATTTACAGCTGCTTCAGTTAGGACACGTGTTGTCTCCTGGAATGACGCTGCTGAGATGAAAGATTCGGTTGCAAGTGACGCTTTAGTGATACCCATTAATTGGATTTCAAATTTAGCTGGGATCTTGCCTTGCTTTTCAAGCTCACGGTTCGCGATATTTACGCGTGCCACTTCAACTTGTTCACCGGCTAAGAACTCAGTGTCACCGCCGTCAAGGATGATACATTTACGTAGCATCTGACGAATAATTGTCTCAATGTGCTTGTCATTGATCTTAACGCCTTGCAAGCGGTAAACCTCTTGCACTTCGTTAACGATGTAGTTAGCTACATGAGTTACACCACGTAGGCGTAAGATGTCATGTGGTGATTCTGGACCATCGGCGATAACCTCACCTTTAGACACTTGCTCACCTTCGAACACGTTAAGTTGACGCCATTTAGGGATCATCTCTTCGTATGCGTCACCCTCAGCTGGAGTGATTACAAGACGCTTCTTACCTTTAGTTTCTTTACCGAAGCTAATAGTACCTGTGATTTCTGCAAGGATTGCAGGATCTTTCGGTTTACGTGCTTCGAATAAGTCAGCTACGCGAGGTAGACCACCCGTGATGTCACGAGTTTTCGAACCTTCTTGCGGAATACGTGCAAGTACGTCACCTGGGTTTGCAGTTGCACCGTCTGTTACTTCAATCGTTGTGAATGAAGGTAGACGTGTTTCTTGCAGACCACGCTCATCGCTTTCGATGATTAGTTTAGGTTCTTTCGCATTCGCTTTACCTAAGTCTTTAACAACCACACGTGTTAAACCAGTTAACTCGTCTGTTTGTGCTTCGGTATTTGAGTCATCAATGTCGCTGAACGAGATTTTTGACTTGTGCTCAAGAACGATTGGGTGACTATGCGGATCCCAAGTTGCAACGATATCGTTACCTTGAACTTCTGCATTATCTTGTACCGTTAACACCGCACCGTAAGGAACTTTATAACGCTCTTTCTCACGACCAAAGCTATCGATGATAGTGATCTCTGTTGAACGAGACGTGATAACAATCTTACCGTCTGTGTTTAATACGTACTTCGCATTGTGTAACTTCAATGTACCGTTAGTTTTAACTTGTACACTGTTTTCAGCAGACGCTCGAGATGCCGCACCACCGATGTGGAAGGTACGCA
This region includes:
- the fusA gene encoding elongation factor G; this encodes MARTTPLERYRNIGICAHVDAGKTTTTERVLFYTGLSHKIGEVHDGAATMDWMEQEQERGITITSAATTCFWKGMDAQFDDHRINIIDTPGHVDFTIEVERSLRVLDGAVVVLCASSGVQPQTETVWRQANKYEVPRMIFVNKMDRTGADFLTVVSQVKSRLGATPVPIQLPIGAEDDFKGVIDLIKMKAINWNAEDQGMTFSYEAIPAELLELAEEWRSHLVESAAEASEELMDKYLEGEELTEAEIKAALRQRTLANEIVPMTCGSAFKNKGVQAVLDAVIEYMPAPTQVKQIQGILEDGTEDERPADDNAPFAALAFKIATDPFVGTLTFFRVYSGTVKQGDAVYNPVKSKRERLGRIVQMHSNSREEIKVVYAGDIAAAIGLKDVTTGETLCDPNSIITLERMEFPEPVISVAVEPRTIADQDKMGIALGKLAAEDPSFRVQTDEESGQTIISGMGELHLDIIVDRMKREFSVECNVGKPQVAYREAIRSAVEVEGKFVRQSGGRGQYGHVWLKLEPMDISENDAPIYEFVNEVVGGAVPKEYIPAVDKGIQEQMAQGVLAGYPLLGVKATLFDGSFHDVDSNEMAFKIAGSMAMKKGALEANPALLEPVMKVEVITPEENMGDVVGDLNRRRGMIEGMEEAFGGLKQINAQVPLSEMFGYATDLRSATQGRASYSMEFLKYAEAAKNVADAIIAARAVI
- the rpsG gene encoding 30S ribosomal protein S7, whose product is MPRRRVIGQRKILPDPKFGSELLAKFVNVVMLDGKKSTAEKIVYGALDVAAEKSGKSHLEIFEAALENVRPQVEVKSRRVGGSTYQVPVEVRPVRRNALGMRWLVDAARKRGEKSMGLRLAQEIVDAADNKGTAVKKREDVHRMAEANKAFAHYRW
- the rpsL gene encoding 30S ribosomal protein S12; translation: MATINQLVRKPRRSKVTKSNSAALKACPQKRGVCTRVYTTTPKKPNSALRKVARVRLTNGFEVTSYIGGEGHNLQEHSVILIRGGRVKDLPGVRFHTVRGALDCAGVSDRRQARSKYGAKRPKG